One Sphingomonas kaistensis genomic window, ACCGTGACTCGGTATTCTTCATGCTCCCAGTAGCGCTCGGGTGAGTTGCACAGCATCTCGGCGATCATCTGCACAGCATGGCATCTCGCCTCTTGCAAACTCGCCAACTCGGTTCCCGCCTCGTCGCGGGTCTCGGCTCCACTCTGGAGGTGGAAGTAGTACGCAGGCATCCGCAACTCCAATGAGATCGGTGCCGATAAGCTACTGGGCCGCAAACGATAAGTGGCCCTAGTACCTAGATTGGAGTCGTGGAAGCGA contains:
- a CDS encoding DUF6894 family protein, translated to MPAYYFHLQSGAETRDEAGTELASLQEARCHAVQMIAEMLCNSPERYWEHEEYRVTVSDQTGLTLFTVEMVSVDSAAVGTSGKRVS